In bacterium, the genomic stretch GGCTTCGGGTTTTGCGCTAGATAACAATGTGCTGATTATTTGCGGCGCGCTGGATGGTGGTTCCGGGTTTATTTTGGCCATGATCATGAGCAAGGCCATGAACCGTTCTTTTAGTAACGTGCTGTTTGGTGCCTTTGGCGGTGAAGTAGCTGCCGTAGGTGGCGGTGGTGCTCAGCAAAAAGCGGTGGAGATGAGTGTGGAAGATGCCGCGGAATTTGTGAAGAATGCATCCAGCGTTGTTGTGGTGCCGGGGTATGGTTTAGCTGTAGCGCAAGCGCAGCACACGGCCCGTGAGCTTTCCGAAATTTTGGAAAAAGATGGTATTGATGTTAAATTTGCCATTCATCCTGTAGCCGGCCGTATGCCGGGGCATATGAACGTGCTCCTGGCCGAAGCCAATGTGCCTTACGATAAATTGGTAGAAATGGATGATATTAATCCTTCTATGGAAACAACGGATGTGTGTATTGTGATTGGCGCTAACGACGTGGTCAATCCTGCTGCTAACGAAGATAAAACAAGCCCCATTTATGGGATGCCTATTATTCGTGCCGACTTGGCCAAGGTATGTTTTGTGGTAAAGCGTTCCATGGCGTCGGGTTTTTCGGGTATTGATAATCCTTTATTCTACAAAGAAAAAACACGCATGGTGTTTGGTGATGCAAAAGCCGTGTTGCAGGGGTTGGTGAGTAAGATAAAAGAGTAACCCACCCTTTTTCCCTCCCTTAATTTAAGGGAGGGAGGCTTTCTACGCCCCTCCCACTTAGATTAAGGGGGAGGACGGGAGGGGGTTACTCTTAGGAGTTTTATGCAAAATATTAAGCAAATCTCAGTAACTGATTTAAAAGCTAAACTG encodes the following:
- a CDS encoding NAD(P)(+) transhydrogenase (Re/Si-specific) subunit beta; this translates as MNEQLIQFIYFVSSSLFIMGLMGLGHPERARKGMILAGVGMLLAIVGTLLHQDIIIYKWIVLGLVLGTIIGAPMGLWIPMTKMPERIALSHSFGGIAVALVGISKYWEHIQAGHEVSKFFMGAIGAEVLLGSLTFTGSLMAFGKLQGTITGKPITFKGQNGLNFLMLLASILILGYLVFVPGMMGYFCALVALGFLLGIMLVLPIGGADMPVVICLLNSYAGLAASASGFALDNNVLIICGALDGGSGFILAMIMSKAMNRSFSNVLFGAFGGEVAAVGGGGAQQKAVEMSVEDAAEFVKNASSVVVVPGYGLAVAQAQHTARELSEILEKDGIDVKFAIHPVAGRMPGHMNVLLAEANVPYDKLVEMDDINPSMETTDVCIVIGANDVVNPAANEDKTSPIYGMPIIRADLAKVCFVVKRSMASGFSGIDNPLFYKEKTRMVFGDAKAVLQGLVSKIKE